In the Arachis ipaensis cultivar K30076 chromosome B10, Araip1.1, whole genome shotgun sequence genome, one interval contains:
- the LOC107619886 gene encoding UBP1-associated proteins 1C-like, producing MRLTQGIGKSSFEIMDGRCRKEENTMAVEIAIQRELAHRKKVAAPHLRSPNSNSTKEVFPLQVKSPSQALPGSTPRLSLSQHLSGTKRKKTLVNAEADNSVYCKICQVSCSSPFNLKQHLIGHKHREKLLELESGEKDGTSESNRSYERQWCDICKVSCMNEELLKLHFQGKKHKAQLQRLEFDQQGGVQLQNKQQKWCELCKLWCIDEFSFEQHLRGRKHILQLHAMEKEKNKLKEKDALIL from the exons ATGAGATTGACACAAGGAATTGGAAAAAGTTCATTTGAGATCATGGATGGTAGGTGCAGGAAAGAGGAGAATACAATGGCAGTGGAAATTGCAATCCAGAGAGAGCTGGCACATAGGAAGAAGGTGGCAGCACCACATTTGAGATCACCAAATTCTAATTCCACTAAGGAGGTTTTTCCTTTACAG GTTAAATCACCAAGTCAAGCATTACCAGGTTCAACTCCAAGGCTATCTTTGAGTCAACACCTTTCTGGAACCAAGAGAAAGAAAACATTAGTCAATGCAGAGGCAGATAATAGTGTGTACTGCAAAATCTGCCAAGTATCTTGCTCAAGTCCATTCAATCTCAAGCAGCATTTGATAGGCCACAAGCACAGGGAGAAGCTGCTAGAACTCGAATCCGGCGAGAAAGATGGAACAAGTGAGAGTAATAGAAGCTATGAGAGGCAATGGTGTGATATATGCAAAGTTTCATGTATGAATGAAGAGTTGCTGAAGCTTCACTTTCAAGGTAAAAAGCACAAGGCTCAATTACAGAGGTTGGAATTTGATCAGCAAGGTGGTGTGCAGCTTCAAAATAAGCAACAAAAATGGTGTGAACTATGCAAATTATGGTGCATTGATGAGTTTTCATTCGAGCAACATCTTCGAGGTAGAAAGCACATCTTGCAGCTGCATGCTAtggagaaagaaaaaaacaaattaaaagagaaagatGCATTGATCTTATGA
- the LOC107623480 gene encoding uncharacterized protein LOC107623480 isoform X2 gives MVRSANFSCWTHSKTVSFIWLFSAFLFFTLFHMLLLNNSSSSSSSSSSTLNWDRRSNLYHNMERDLDQHGPAFLKHGQTSQSLSLSDIFTLNHGSVTPLLKPANPPVRANVLYMSPEFSLPIAEAVKNTFNPYFDKAIWFQNSTLYHFSMFHASHHIQPVPATKEEIEAEASSVQAVARTLCPLKIVLDRVVLTSTGVLLGCWQVNSGTDPITIRAKLKEVLPHAPQKQLYDAAILHTSFARLLGPPRASPTELPETSDSVQFFHDLVNRLNRQIRGFKVCGFIVPFVIFLAQ, from the exons ATGGTTAGGAGCGCCAATTTCAGTTGCTGGACTCATTCCAAAACCGTTTCTTTCATCTGGCTCTTCTCTGCCTTCCTCTTCTTCACTCTCTTCCACATGCTCCTCCtcaacaactcttcttcttcttcttcttcttcctcttccactTTGAACTGGGACCGAAGATCCAACTTGTATCACAACATGGAGCGAGATCTCGATCAGCATGGACCTGCTTTCCTCAAACACGGTCAAACCTCTCAGTCCTTGTCTCTTTCCGATATCTTCACTCTTAACCATGGATCTGTAACGCCTCTACTCAAG CCTGCAAATCCTCCTGTCAGAGCTAATGTGTTGTACATGAGCCCCGAATTCTCTCTCCCTATCGC GGAGGCTGTCAAAAATACTTTTAATCCATACTTTGATAAAG CAATCTGGTTTCAGAACTCTACTCTCTACCATTTTAGCATGTTTCATGCCTCCCACCATATTCAACCTGTTCCTGCCACAAAAGAAGAG ATAGAAGCCGAAGCATCTTCTGTTCAGGCTGTTGCAAGGACTCTCTGCCCTTTGAAAATTGTTTTGGATAGAGTGGTTTTGACTTCAACTGGGGTGCTCCTCGGTTGCTGGCAG GTCAACTCGGGGACAGACCCCATAACTATTCGCGCAAAGTTGAAGGAGGTGCTTCCACATGCACCACAGAAGCAGCTT TATGATGCTGCAATTCTTCACACATCATTTGCAAGGCTCTTGGGACCCCCTAGAGCATCACCTACG GAGCTGCCTGAAACATCGGACAGTGTCCAATTTTTTCATGATCTGGTTAATCGACTTAACCGTCAGATCCGTGGATTCAAGGTTTGTGGTTTTATTGTACCATTTGTAATTTTTCTGGCGCAGTAA
- the LOC107623480 gene encoding uncharacterized protein LOC107623480 isoform X1, whose protein sequence is MVRSANFSCWTHSKTVSFIWLFSAFLFFTLFHMLLLNNSSSSSSSSSSTLNWDRRSNLYHNMERDLDQHGPAFLKHGQTSQSLSLSDIFTLNHGSVTPLLKPANPPVRANVLYMSPEFSLPIAEAVKNTFNPYFDKAIWFQNSTLYHFSMFHASHHIQPVPATKEEIEAEASSVQAVARTLCPLKIVLDRVVLTSTGVLLGCWQVNSGTDPITIRAKLKEVLPHAPQKQLYDAAILHTSFARLLGPPRASPTELPETSDSVQFFHDLVNRLNRQIRGFKAEVSELWYVEEFDLLALALNGRMNTRKYKLGCSRA, encoded by the exons ATGGTTAGGAGCGCCAATTTCAGTTGCTGGACTCATTCCAAAACCGTTTCTTTCATCTGGCTCTTCTCTGCCTTCCTCTTCTTCACTCTCTTCCACATGCTCCTCCtcaacaactcttcttcttcttcttcttcttcctcttccactTTGAACTGGGACCGAAGATCCAACTTGTATCACAACATGGAGCGAGATCTCGATCAGCATGGACCTGCTTTCCTCAAACACGGTCAAACCTCTCAGTCCTTGTCTCTTTCCGATATCTTCACTCTTAACCATGGATCTGTAACGCCTCTACTCAAG CCTGCAAATCCTCCTGTCAGAGCTAATGTGTTGTACATGAGCCCCGAATTCTCTCTCCCTATCGC GGAGGCTGTCAAAAATACTTTTAATCCATACTTTGATAAAG CAATCTGGTTTCAGAACTCTACTCTCTACCATTTTAGCATGTTTCATGCCTCCCACCATATTCAACCTGTTCCTGCCACAAAAGAAGAG ATAGAAGCCGAAGCATCTTCTGTTCAGGCTGTTGCAAGGACTCTCTGCCCTTTGAAAATTGTTTTGGATAGAGTGGTTTTGACTTCAACTGGGGTGCTCCTCGGTTGCTGGCAG GTCAACTCGGGGACAGACCCCATAACTATTCGCGCAAAGTTGAAGGAGGTGCTTCCACATGCACCACAGAAGCAGCTT TATGATGCTGCAATTCTTCACACATCATTTGCAAGGCTCTTGGGACCCCCTAGAGCATCACCTACG GAGCTGCCTGAAACATCGGACAGTGTCCAATTTTTTCATGATCTGGTTAATCGACTTAACCGTCAGATCCGTGGATTCAAG GCAGAGGTGTCAGAACTATGGTACGTGGAGGAATTTGATCTGCTTGCTCTTGCTCTAAATGGAAGAATGAACACTCGAAAATACAAACTTGGCTGCTCAAGAGCCTGA
- the LOC107619887 gene encoding uncharacterized protein At4g04775-like, translated as MSEGSSSCTRLGGGSSCAVPGGYERDRVAPKCYCGVYAIMYKSRTTSNPNRVFLGCPFFKAKEPYCRYFGWLDEHLKKIRTVEPEALGAVDEAEGVNVEEQLFRNQDMEKKNRRVGEEAVVY; from the exons ATGAGTGAAGGGAGCTCTTCATGCACAAGACTTGGAGGGGGATCTTCTTGCGCTGTGCCAGGAGGATATGAGCGAGATCGAGTTGCGCCAAAGTGCTACTGCGGCGTCTATGCCATTATGTACAAGTCAAGAACGACTAGTAACCCTAATAGAGTGTTTCTCGGGTGTCCATTCTTCAAG GCTAAAGAACCGTACTGCCGGTACTTTGGCTGGCTGGATGAACATTTGAAAAAGATTAGAACCGTAGAGCCTGAAGCATTGGGTGCTGTGGATGAAGCTGAGGGAGTAAACGTTGAAGAACAGCTGTTTCGAAATCAGGATAtggagaaaaaaaatagaagagtTGGAGAGGAAGCTGTTGTCTATTGA
- the LOC107623454 gene encoding probable LRR receptor-like serine/threonine-protein kinase At1g74360 yields MSQKEADSWGFLLVCFLVLFFPGKLVAGSSMDTDKQIMLKLKSYIENQTVGETGRFMNWNNSNHCDWSGISCSLINGSDSWRVVSIDLSSSSISGEMFSNFSMLTELTHLDLSGNSFIGMIPEDLRKCQNLVYLNLSHNILEGELNLTGLTRLQMLDLSTNRIRGEIRSNFPAICESLVTLNVSENHFTGGIDGCFDQCLRLQYLDLSTNNLTGSIWTGFARLRQFSVSENYLTGIVPSHAFPENCSLEKLDLSENGFVGEAPKEIANCKELVTLDLSSNYFNGTVPKEFGSISGLESLLLGNNTFSRDIPDSLLNLSKLFILDVSNNGFGGDVQVIFGELRQVKFLLLQSNSYTGGLLTSGIFSLTNLCRLDLSFNNFSGPLPPEISQLSGLTFLTLTYNKFSGPIPAELGNLTNLQALDLAFNNFNGSIPPTLGKLSSLLWLMLSDNSLTGEIPPELGNCSSLLWLNLANNKLSGSLPSELARIGRNAMATFEFNRRNTIGKIISGNSGCSAMRRWLPADYPPYTFVYTVLTRKNCRSLWYKLLKGYGVFSTWTYDSSSKSSQIGGYIQLSGNQLRGEVPAEIGNMVNFSMLQLGDNKFSGKFPSVISNMALIVLNISRNNLSGEIPGEISNMKSLQDLDLSWNNFSGPIPSSLFNLVELSTFNISYNPFISGQVPQNGFVIFDKSSYLGDPLLSLPSYINNSNSSHKHKRLTKSTKISPFFMCLSLSLATLVFGLICLIVYFLLKTPKVEQGYLKKVDNDSTSSGSSPWNSDTVKIFHLNKTVFTHADILLATGNFKEDRVIGKGGFGTVYKGVFPDGRVVAVKKLQREGIEGEKEFRAEMEVLSGHGFGWPHPNLVTLYGWCLYGSQKILVYEYIGGGSLEDLVTDKVRLTSKRRLEVAIDVARALVYLHHECYPSIVHRDVKASNVLLDNDGNAKVTDFGLARFVDAEDSHVSTMVAGTVGYVAPEYGQTMQATTKGDVYSYGVLTMELATGRRAVDGGEECLVEWARRVLGLSHSEPVSVMEGEEEMLELLQVGVKCTNESPQARPNMKEVLAMLVKIYNNNPSGESGYGHLV; encoded by the exons ATGTCACAGAAGGAAGCAGATTCATGGGGCTTCCTGTTAGTCTGTTTCTTGGTCCTTTTCTTCCCAG GTAAATTGGTTGCTGGGAGTTCAATGGATACAGACAAGCAAATTATGCTGAAGCTGAAATCTTACATAGAGAATCAAACTGTAGGTGAGACAGGAAGGTTTATGAACTGGAACAACTCAAATCATTGTGATTGGTCAGGAATCTCTTGCAGCCTCATCAATGGTTCAGATTCATGGAGGGTTGTGAGCATAGACCTCTCTTCAAGTTCCATATCTGGTGAGATGTTCAGCAACTTCTCTATGCTCACTGAGCTCACACACCTTGATCTCTCTGGAAATTCATTCATTGGTATGATTCCTGAGGACTTGAGGAAGTGCCAGAACCTTGTGTACCTCAACCTCTCCCACAATATTCTTGAGGGGGAGCTGAATTTGACAGGCTTGACGAGGTTGCAGATGCTGGACTTGTCTACAAACAGGATTCGTGGGGAAATTCGATCGAATTTCCCTGCCATTTGTGAGAGTTTGGTAACACTGAATGTCTCAGAGAATCACTTCACTGGTGGGATTGATGGATGCTTTGACCAATGCCTCAGGTTGCAGTACTTGGATTTGAGCACCAACAATCTTACTGGAAGCATATGGACTGGGTTCGCAAGGCTCAGACAGTTTTCGGTGTCAGAAAACTATCTCACTGGGATTGTTCCTTCTCATGCTTTTCCTGAAAATTGCAGCCTTGAAAAATTGGATCTTTCAGAGAATGGTTTTGTTGGTGAGGCCCCTAAGGAGATTGCTAACTGCAAAGAATTGGTGACTCTTGATCTTTCCAGCAACTATTTTAATGGGACGGTTCCTAAAGAATTCGGATCGATCTCAGGACTAGAATCATTGCTCTTGGGGAACAACACTTTTTCAAGAGATATTCCAGATTCCCTTTTGAACTTGTCCAAGTTGTTCATCTTGGATGTGAGCAACAACGGATTTGGTGGTGATGTACAAGTGATTTTTGGGGAACTCAGGCAAGTTaagtttcttctccttcaatcAAATTCCTACACTGGAGGACTGCTCACATCAGGAATTTTCTCATTGACAAATCTTTGCCGATTAGATCTAAGCTTCAACAACTTTTCAGGTCCATTACCTCCTGAAATCTCTCAATTGTCAGGTCTCACTTTCTTAACCTTAACCTACAACAAGTTCAGTGGACCAATTCCAGCTGAACTTGGAAATTTGACCAACCTTCAAGCACTTGATCTTGCCTTCAACAATTTCAATGGCTCAATCCCTCCAACCCTTGGAAAATTGAGTTCATTGCTATGGCTAATGCTTTCGGATAATTCGTTAACCGGTGAAATCCCACCAGAGTTGGGAAATTGCTCTAGCTTGTTATGGTTGAATCTTGCAAACAACAAGCTCTCTGGAAGCTTGCCCTCAGAATTGGCCAGAATCGGAAGAAATGCAATGGCCACATTTGAATTCAACAGAAGAAATACTATTGGCAAAATCATTTCTGGAAATAGTGGATGCTCAGCAATGAGGAGATGGTTACCTGCTGATTACCCTCCATACACGTTTGTGTATACTGTTCTCACAAGGAAGAATTGTAGAAGCCTTTGGTACAAACTTCTCAAAGGCTATGGTGTTTTCTCCACATGGACATATGATTCTTCCTCTAAATCATCACAGATAGGTGGTTATATTCAATTAAGTGGGAACCAGCTCAGGGGTGAAGTACCTGCAGAAATTGGTAACATGGTGAACTTCAGCATGCTGCAATTGGGGGATAACAAATTCTCTGGGAAGTTCCCATCAGTCATTTCAAACATGGCACTTATAGTCTTGAACATCTCCAGAAACAATTTGTCAGGCGAAATTCCAGGCGAAATCAGCAACATGAAGTCTCTTCAGGATCTTGATTTGTCTTGGAACAATTTCTCAGGGCCAATTCCTTCAAGTTTGTTCAACTTGGTTGAGCTTAGCACATTCAACATCTCATACAACCCCTTCATATCTGGTCAAGTGCCACAGAATGGATTTGTGATTTTTGACAAAAGTTCATATTTGGGTGACCCCCTCTTGAGCCTCCCTAGTTACATTAACAACAGCAATTCTTCACACAAACATAAACGCCTGACCAAGTCCACAAAAATTTCTCCATTTTTCATGTGTCTTTCTCTATCACTGGCCACGTTGGTCTTTGGACTCATCTGCCTAATAGTCTATTTCTTGCTGAAAACTCCGAAGGTGGAACAAGGATACCTTAAAAAGGTGGATAATGATTCCACAAGTTCAGGTTCATCACCATGGAATTCGGATACTGTCAAGATATTCCACTTGAACAAGACAGTTTTCACACATGCTGATATCTTGTTGGCAACAGGGAACTTCAAAGAGGATAGAGTCATAGGAAAAGGTGGATTTGGGACAGTGTACAAAGGAGTGTTTCCAGATGGTAGAGTAGTGGCAGTGAAGAAGCTTCAAAGGGAAGGTATTGAGGGCGAGAAAGAGTTCAGAGCCGAAATGGAGGTTCTGAGTGGCCATGGTTTTGGTTGGCCTCATCCAAACCTTGTTACACTCTATGGCTGGTGCCTATATGGTTCCCAGAAGATCCTTGTTTATGAGTACATAGGAGGAGGAAGCTTGGAGGATCTAGTCACCGACAAAGTGAGATTAACATCAAAGCGGCGCTTAGAAGTGGCAATTGATGTGGCAAGAGCATTGGTCTATTTGCACCATGAATGCTACCCTTCAATTGTTCATAGAGATGTTAAGGCTAGCAATGTGTTACTAGACAATGATGGTAATGCCAAAGTCACAGACTTTGGACTTGCAAGATTTGTTGATGCTGAGGATTCTCATGTTAGCACAATGGTGGCTGGAACAGTAGGGTACGTTGCACCGGAATATGGACAAACAATGCAAGCAACAACAAAGGGTGATGTGTATAGTTATGGGGTTTTGACTATGGAGCTTGCAACTGGGAGAAGAGCAGTGGATGGTGGTGAAGAGTGCTTGGTTGAATGGGCTAGGAGAGTTCTGGGGTTGAGCCATTCCGAGCCAGTTTCGGTCATGGAGGGTGAAGAGGAGATGCTTGAGCTGTTACAAGTTGGGGTTAAGTGCACAAATGAGTCACCACAAGCTAGGCCTAACATGAAGGAGGTCCTAGCCATGTTGGTCAAGATATACAACAATAACCCTAGTGGAGAATCAGGTTATGGCCACCTTGTTTAG